A section of the Humulus lupulus chromosome 2, drHumLupu1.1, whole genome shotgun sequence genome encodes:
- the LOC133815864 gene encoding uncharacterized protein LOC133815864 isoform X2 — translation MATLPNPTISDDTTADSTINKGSSNASPSSFDDSQALTAAPPEPFPFSPAQITQLHQLLSTRTNASASDPLSTSTQGTSAVFNAQKSAWIVDSGASDHMTGYVLGEDDWECEGM, via the exons ATGGCCACCTTACCTAATCCCACCATCTCTGATGATACCACAGCCGACTCCACCATCAACAAGGGCTCTTCTAATGCCTCTCCTTCTTCATTTGATGACAGTCAGGCCTTGACAGCAGCACCACCCGAGCCTTTCCCATTTTCTCCAGCCCAAATCACTCAACTCCATCAGCTATTGAGCACGAGAACCAATGCTTCCGCATCTGATCCTTTGTCTACTTCCACTCAAGGTACCTCTGCTGTCTTCAATGCTCAAAAATCTGCCTGGATAGTAGACTCTGGGGCTTCGGACCATATGACTG GATATGTCCTCGGGGAAGATGATTGGGAATGCGAAGGCATGTAG
- the LOC133815864 gene encoding uncharacterized protein LOC133815864 isoform X1, which yields MATLPNPTISDDTTADSTINKGSSNASPSSFDDSQALTAAPPEPFPFSPAQITQLHQLLSTRTNASASDPLSTSTQGTSAVFNAQKSAWIVDSGASDHMTGQSSHFTTYTPCPGYVLGEDDWECEGM from the exons ATGGCCACCTTACCTAATCCCACCATCTCTGATGATACCACAGCCGACTCCACCATCAACAAGGGCTCTTCTAATGCCTCTCCTTCTTCATTTGATGACAGTCAGGCCTTGACAGCAGCACCACCCGAGCCTTTCCCATTTTCTCCAGCCCAAATCACTCAACTCCATCAGCTATTGAGCACGAGAACCAATGCTTCCGCATCTGATCCTTTGTCTACTTCCACTCAAGGTACCTCTGCTGTCTTCAATGCTCAAAAATCTGCCTGGATAGTAGACTCTGGGGCTTCGGACCATATGACTGGTCAGTCCAGTCACTTTACCACTTATACTCCTTGCCCAG GATATGTCCTCGGGGAAGATGATTGGGAATGCGAAGGCATGTAG